The nucleotide sequence aaaaaaaaataaaaatctgagaCAGCGGtttcattaaggagaagtttatctgaagttccatgtataataggcttatctttatcaatgtttattatgagtatttctataAATTGATGTGGTTCTGCAATATCAcagcatgttttagaactacttaacgtaacgcgccaatgtaaactccgatttttttatataaatgtgAAATTTATCAAACGTAACatacatgaagtcctatgagtgccatctgatgaagatcatcaaaggttagtgattaattttctctTTGTGGCTTTTtttgactcctatctttggctgggacaatggctgtgtttattctgtggcttggtggtgacctaacataatcatttggtgcttttgctgtaacgCATaattgaaatcggacactggtgggattaacaacaagattacctttaaaacggtataagatacatgtatgtttgaggatttttatgagatttctgttttgaatttggcaccctttgctttcactggctgttgtcatatcgaagttaactgacttgcctcattaaataaaggtgtaaaaaacaATCTGaccggtgtccaaaaatacagatttccgattgttatgagaacttcaaatcggccctaattaatcgtccattccgattaatcggtcgacctctacctgTGATGGGAGGATGAACTGCACTTTTCCCAGCAAATAATTAGCCTCGTCTCAGGAGCGGGTGAGCTGCCTGTTAGCCAGATGGGACACATTTTCAGTTCACTGGTATTTATCTATGCTTTTATCGTTTGTAGAACTGTAGCCACTGAATTGTTACTTTTCACTTGAAAGAATAAAACCATCAATCACAGTTCGCCTCTGGCACAATAAAGCCAATGCTGTGCAGCGCTCCCTATTTCCACAGTTGCCCACACAGCTAGCAAACAAGCACTCATTCATGGAAATGGGGTTTGCGGAAAGTGAATTTGGACCAATCCCTGACAACCCATACAACAAAATGTAGCTATGAAACTACTTTGTAacctgtttttttgtgtgtctcTGATAGAAAAAATGCAATGACGGAGCCGAAAAATGTTTTACCTTATATTTCAGTCAACGGACATCCGATGACCGTGAAACACCCTCAGGACTTTCCAGTACTTCTTAGCAATACAATGTCAAATCGATCTTACTCTGGTAGGTTGAGGAATACCTTCCCTTGAAGAGCATATATGAACACACTGATTTCGCAGGTTTCACAAAGGGCTGTCCCACAATTGAAAGTTCTTAGCACGGCACTTGGTTTCCATTTGGACTCGTTGTGTAAATTTGTAGACATGGGTAACAACTACCATTTTCATGTTTTCCATTGATTTATGTATTTTGACAACCGTGTTGACACTTGGTGAGAATGGATTTTGTCTactgctgtttttttgttgtagAATTCTCTCAAAGCATCCATTGTTTGTCGCATAACCTAACACCCCTAATTATGGTGTTTAATTGTCACCTAGTCAGAAGACCGCTTCTGGGCATATTAAgatgtcagcatgcttcagttttgcTGGTGCAGTGCTAGGCGACCTGAACGAGTGTGCTCTCATATCCTTGAAGACCTTCACTTGAAAAATGAGAGTGGCAATAGTTCTGTTTATCCATTTTGAAACGccatagccagtatacacttcctcaaaatagtcagaattatcTAAGATAAATTTGTCAATTGTGATGTTTTTGCAGACAAATTGCATGACTAAGATCTTTTCATCTGACGaggatgtttggtgcagtaaGTGGGAAAAATTGTGCATGAGGACAAGTTGTccctcgttgaatgacaacaggCAGTTTATTGAagaatcactactgttgaccaatggCCGACAAGGGTGCGTAGACTTCAGCTACCGATTTGGGCTTGCCTAGATTAAAATGTGTACCCGACCACCTGAAAAACCCCTTGCCGAAGTCCAAAACATCagaatatatgcacaaactgtttCAGCTGGGAAACATGCCTTTTGAAGACTAATCTGCTGTTTGCTTATCTCTGCCTCCCTCTTCCAGAAAAGACAAAGACCCTGCTCTTCAATGGTACTAAAGCTGTCATGGGGAAAATCTGGAATATTGATACAGAGAAGTGCTCAACGATACAGTCTTCGGGGCCAGGTGTGACACCTGACGTGAGCCGGACACTACTGAGGGGGCAGACACTGATTGGACAGGATGGCAGACTTACACGTGTCCAAGGTAATAATCTTCTCAGGTGAATTGCAACCTTCACCCACATCTGAGAATGGGCTGAAGGGAAACCATTCCAGTCAGAATTGAAATCACTGCTCCGTCTTCAATTCAGAAAATGATTACTCTTTTTAgtacaggggtgtcaaactcattaaATGAAGGGCAGAGTGTCTGCTGGTTTCAGTAGTGGCCCACCCATTAGTGAGTTAGGGGCAGTGCCTCACTTGTGATTGGTCAAAAAATGTGTtatttattacacacacacacacacacagttggaagtttacaccttagccaaatacatttaagctcagtttcacaattcctgacatttaattacagtaaaaattccctgttttcggtcagataggatcaccactttattttaagaatgtgaaatgacagaacaatagtagagaattatttcagcatttctttctttcatcacattcccagtgggttagaagtttacatacactcaattagtatttggtagcattccctttaaattttttaacttgggtcaaaagtttggggtagccttccacaagcttcacacaataagttgggggaattttgtcccgttcctcctgacagagctggtgtaactgagtcaggtttgtaggcctccttgctcgcacacgctttttttttagttctgccaagaaattttctatgggattgaggtcagggctttgtgatggccactccaataccctgactttgttgtccttaagccattttgtcgcaactttggaagtgtgcttggggtcattgtccatttagcaGACCCATTTCTAAcccagctttaacttcctgactgatgtcttgatgttgcttcaatatatccacataattttcctccttcatgatgtcatctattttgtgaagtgcacaagtctctcctgcagcaaagcacccccacaacatgatgctgctacctccgtgcttcacagttgggaagccttgcaagcctcccctttctcctccaaacataatgatagtcattatggcaaaacagttctaattttgtttcatcagtcctgaggacagttctccaaaaagtacgatctttgtcatgtgcagttgcataccgtagtctggctttttatgccggttttg is from Oncorhynchus masou masou isolate Uvic2021 chromosome 32, UVic_Omas_1.1, whole genome shotgun sequence and encodes:
- the LOC135525924 gene encoding apoptosis regulatory protein Siva-like isoform X2 — its product is MTEPKNVLPYISVNGHPMTVKHPQDFPVLLSNTMSNRSYSEKTKTLLFNGTKAVMGKIWNIDTEKCSTIQSSGPGVTPDVSRTLLRGQTLIGQDGRLTRVQGAVLVSKGSCVCQKAQRTRRQCSQCDRPACPSCIQQCSNCSRPCCSVCTVIDYSGQYEQVLCCGCSS